Proteins encoded in a region of the Thermoplasmata archaeon genome:
- the ppk1 gene encoding polyphosphate kinase 1 — protein MSSKVDLYDKKYYINREMSWLEFNQRCLDEANNAENPLLERVKFLAICYNNLNEFLMIRMPGLLSNIPSIAQSAPDYINNDKIITMVSDRMNKLYSDYEVCWKNLRKALAKEKIKIKKVEELTKEQLACVRTYYKERVHMMLTPLALDISHPFPFISNNSLNVAFRLRGEENGVVYARVKVPDTVDRFVRVNAGKSKTEYVLIEDVIKDSAHLLFPGMNILGAYSFCIIRNADVKITIDEACDLMDAVEESINGRDMGYPVAMIAESSMPRNMMLKFLKNLNLSEQQVITTKDALALSDLWQLYSLDRPSLKEKPLIQSTPIDLQEDGDVFEWIKKRDRILYHPYESFGNVVMFMRQSAMDPNVQSIKICLYRLGSDPSIFETLKAARMNGKSVSVLMELRAKFDEDRNIRWAKDLEAIGVHVVYGPVNLKVHSKLLQVVRLEGGHLVTYTHMSSGNYNVSTAKQYGDISFFTVNKEIGEDVSELFNALTGYYGQRKYKHLLVAPVTLKSSLLKKIDNEIKNHETSGNGHIIMKANGLVDQDIIAALYKASIAGVKVDLNIRGLCCLRPGNPEVSKNIRVISIVDRFLEHSRIYYFYNNGKPEMYMGSSDMMPRNLLARIEVLFPVLDKDLMKSIKENILDIHFADNVKAKELREDGTYVPVKKDGKPLRSQQWFIDHNGCWQYRSQKN, from the coding sequence GGTCGATCTATACGACAAGAAGTACTACATCAACAGGGAGATGTCTTGGCTTGAGTTCAACCAGAGGTGTCTGGATGAGGCCAACAATGCTGAGAATCCTTTGTTGGAAAGGGTCAAATTCCTTGCGATTTGTTACAACAATCTCAATGAGTTCCTAATGATACGCATGCCCGGACTTTTGAGCAACATCCCATCGATAGCCCAGAGCGCCCCGGATTATATCAACAACGACAAGATCATAACGATGGTCTCGGACAGGATGAACAAGCTCTATTCGGATTACGAGGTATGCTGGAAGAATCTCAGGAAAGCTCTTGCCAAGGAGAAGATCAAGATCAAAAAGGTGGAGGAGCTCACAAAGGAACAGCTCGCCTGTGTTAGGACATACTACAAGGAAAGGGTCCATATGATGCTGACCCCTCTGGCCCTGGATATCTCACACCCGTTCCCATTCATCTCCAATAACTCATTGAATGTAGCATTCAGGCTCAGAGGGGAGGAGAACGGAGTCGTTTACGCCAGAGTGAAGGTTCCGGACACTGTCGACAGGTTCGTCCGTGTGAATGCTGGAAAGAGCAAGACCGAGTACGTTCTCATCGAGGATGTAATCAAGGATTCAGCACACCTTCTGTTCCCAGGGATGAATATCCTGGGAGCATACTCTTTCTGCATCATCAGGAATGCTGATGTTAAGATCACTATAGATGAGGCATGCGACCTCATGGACGCCGTCGAGGAGAGCATCAACGGAAGGGATATGGGATACCCTGTGGCGATGATAGCAGAATCATCAATGCCAAGGAACATGATGCTGAAGTTCCTCAAGAATCTCAACCTTTCGGAGCAGCAGGTGATTACGACGAAGGATGCCCTTGCCCTCTCCGACCTTTGGCAGCTCTATTCCTTGGACCGTCCGTCCCTGAAGGAGAAGCCGCTCATACAGTCCACCCCCATCGATCTGCAGGAGGACGGCGATGTCTTCGAGTGGATAAAGAAGAGGGACAGGATCCTCTACCATCCCTACGAATCCTTCGGGAACGTTGTGATGTTCATGAGGCAGTCCGCGATGGATCCAAACGTTCAGAGCATCAAGATATGTCTCTATAGGCTGGGTTCCGATCCTTCCATATTCGAAACATTAAAGGCGGCCAGGATGAACGGAAAGAGCGTTTCCGTTCTGATGGAGCTACGTGCAAAGTTCGATGAGGACCGTAACATCAGATGGGCCAAGGATCTGGAGGCAATAGGTGTTCATGTTGTGTACGGACCAGTCAATCTCAAAGTCCATTCCAAGCTCTTGCAGGTGGTCAGACTTGAAGGCGGCCATCTTGTCACATATACACACATGAGCTCTGGAAACTACAACGTGAGTACAGCAAAGCAGTACGGCGACATCTCGTTCTTCACTGTCAACAAGGAGATCGGAGAGGACGTCTCCGAACTCTTCAACGCTCTCACGGGTTATTACGGCCAGAGGAAATACAAGCACCTTCTTGTAGCTCCGGTTACGCTCAAATCCTCTTTGCTCAAGAAGATCGACAACGAAATCAAGAATCATGAGACCAGCGGAAACGGCCACATAATCATGAAGGCAAACGGGCTGGTCGATCAGGACATCATAGCCGCGCTGTACAAAGCATCCATCGCAGGCGTCAAGGTCGACCTGAACATAAGGGGTCTCTGCTGTCTCCGCCCGGGCAATCCGGAAGTATCAAAGAACATCCGTGTGATAAGTATCGTCGATAGGTTCTTGGAGCACTCCAGAATCTACTATTTCTACAACAACGGAAAGCCTGAGATGTACATGGGATCGTCCGATATGATGCCGAGGAACCTCCTGGCCAGGATAGAGGTGCTTTTCCCTGTACTCGACAAGGATCTGATGAAATCCATCAAGGAGAATATTCTGGACATTCATTTTGCTGACAACGTCAAAGCGAAAGAGCTCAGAGAAGATGGAACTTACGTCCCCGTCAAAAAGGATGGAAAGCCTCTGCGTTCCCAACAGTGGTTCATAGATCACAACGGATGCTGGCAGTACAGGTCGCAGAAGAATTGA